A region of Micromonospora sp. WMMD882 DNA encodes the following proteins:
- a CDS encoding DUF2277 family protein encodes MCRSIKTLREPYVPEVTDSDVRAAALQYVRKISGFRSPAAHNAAAFEAAVDAVAAATRTLLDELVVRGGVRPGPPPPSAGERRRAQAGA; translated from the coding sequence ATGTGCCGGAGCATCAAGACCCTGCGCGAGCCGTACGTGCCGGAGGTGACCGACTCCGACGTGCGGGCCGCCGCGTTGCAGTACGTCCGCAAGATCTCCGGGTTCCGGTCGCCGGCCGCGCACAACGCCGCCGCGTTCGAGGCGGCGGTGGACGCGGTGGCCGCCGCCACCCGGACGTTGCTCGACGAGCTGGTGGTCCGGGGCGGCGTCCGTCCCGGGCCGCCGCCGCCCTCGGCCGGCGAACGCCGCCGCGCCCAGGCCGGGGCGTAA
- the selD gene encoding selenide, water dikinase SelD, giving the protein MGEAVRLTRYARGGGCACKIPPGELEAMVAGLGPASGTAELLVGLDHGDDAAVVRLDGRTGLVSTADFFTPVVDDPYDWGRIAAANALSDVYAMGGTPLVALNLLCWPREVLPLDLAREVLRGGQDVAREAGCHLAGGHSVDDDGPKYGLAVTGVVRPEELITLDAGRAGVPLSLTKPLGVGVLNTRHKHTGEAFPEAVATMATLNRDAARAAVAAGVRCGTDVTGFGLLGHASKLARASGVTVALDVARVPYLAGAREAARDGFVSGGSRRNLEWVTPWTDFGTTGEADRLLLADAQTSGGLLVAGELPGATVVGELLPPGGPRVVLR; this is encoded by the coding sequence GTGGGGGAAGCGGTGCGGTTGACCCGGTACGCGCGGGGCGGGGGTTGTGCCTGCAAGATCCCGCCCGGTGAGCTGGAGGCCATGGTGGCCGGGCTGGGGCCGGCGAGCGGGACGGCGGAGCTGCTGGTCGGGCTGGACCACGGCGACGACGCGGCGGTGGTCCGGCTGGACGGGCGCACCGGGCTGGTGAGCACCGCCGACTTCTTCACCCCGGTGGTCGACGACCCGTACGACTGGGGTCGGATCGCCGCCGCCAACGCGCTCTCCGACGTGTACGCGATGGGCGGCACGCCGCTGGTCGCCCTGAACCTGCTCTGCTGGCCCCGGGAGGTGCTCCCGCTCGACCTGGCCCGGGAGGTGCTGCGGGGTGGGCAGGACGTGGCCCGGGAGGCCGGCTGCCACCTGGCCGGCGGGCACAGCGTGGACGACGACGGGCCCAAGTACGGCCTGGCGGTGACCGGGGTGGTCCGCCCCGAGGAGTTGATCACGTTGGACGCCGGGCGGGCCGGGGTGCCGCTGTCGTTGACCAAGCCGCTCGGCGTCGGGGTGCTCAACACCCGGCACAAGCACACCGGGGAGGCGTTCCCCGAGGCGGTCGCCACGATGGCGACGCTGAACCGGGACGCCGCCCGCGCGGCGGTCGCCGCGGGCGTCCGGTGCGGCACCGACGTGACCGGGTTCGGGCTGCTCGGCCACGCCAGCAAACTGGCCCGGGCCAGCGGGGTGACGGTCGCGTTGGACGTCGCCCGGGTGCCGTACCTGGCCGGGGCGCGGGAGGCGGCGCGGGACGGGTTCGTCAGCGGGGGCAGTCGCCGCAACCTGGAGTGGGTCACCCCGTGGACGGACTTCGGCACGACCGGCGAGGCCGACCGGCTGCTGCTGGCCGACGCCCAGACCTCCGGGGGGCTGCTGGTGGCCGGGGAGCTGCCCGGGGCCACCGTGGTCGGCGAGCTGCTGCCGCCGGGCGGGCCGCGGGTGGTGCTGCGCTGA
- a CDS encoding amino acid ABC transporter ATP-binding protein, whose protein sequence is MTTGDPLIVLESVNKWFGPLHVLDDVSLSVGRGEVVVVIGPSGSGKSTLCRAINRLEPINSGTITFDGQPLPAEGRALAKLRSEVGMVFQSFNLFAHKTILENVTLGPVKVRKEKPAAARERAMTLLDRVGIANQADKFPAQLSGGQQQRAAIARALAMQPKAMLFDEPTSALDPEMVGEVLDVMTSLARDGMTMVVVTHEMGFARHAANRVIFMADGQLVEDATPEEFFANPRSERARDFLSKILTH, encoded by the coding sequence GTGACCACGGGCGACCCGCTCATCGTGCTCGAATCGGTCAACAAGTGGTTCGGGCCGCTGCACGTGCTGGACGACGTCTCGCTCTCGGTCGGCCGGGGCGAGGTGGTCGTGGTGATCGGCCCGTCCGGCTCCGGCAAGTCCACGCTGTGCCGCGCCATCAACCGCCTCGAACCGATCAACTCCGGGACGATCACCTTCGACGGGCAGCCGCTGCCCGCCGAGGGCCGGGCGCTGGCGAAACTGCGCAGCGAGGTCGGCATGGTCTTCCAGTCGTTCAACCTCTTCGCGCACAAGACCATCCTGGAGAACGTCACCCTCGGGCCGGTCAAGGTCCGCAAGGAGAAGCCCGCCGCCGCCCGGGAACGCGCGATGACCCTGCTCGACCGGGTCGGCATCGCCAACCAGGCGGACAAGTTCCCCGCCCAGCTCTCCGGCGGCCAGCAGCAGCGCGCGGCGATCGCCCGCGCCCTGGCCATGCAGCCCAAGGCGATGCTCTTCGACGAGCCCACCAGCGCGCTCGACCCGGAGATGGTCGGCGAGGTGCTGGACGTGATGACCTCGCTGGCCCGCGACGGCATGACGATGGTCGTGGTGACCCACGAGATGGGCTTCGCCCGGCACGCCGCCAACCGGGTCATCTTCATGGCCGACGGCCAGCTCGTCGAGGACGCCACCCCGGAGGAGTTCTTCGCGAACCCGCGCAGCGAGCGCGCCCGGGACTTCCTCTCCAAGATCCTCACGCACTAG